DNA sequence from the Paraburkholderia azotifigens genome:
GCGCATGCCAATCAGACCTGTTGATCTTTTTTCATTGCCTATTCCTATGACCCTGGAAAAGCCCCGGAGCAGGAAGAACCCGAGCCGGGCCGCATCGGGCGACCAGAAGCAACGCATGGTGTCGCTGTTGAAAGCGTTGGCGCCCGACGAGGGGTATAACCTGACGTCGTTGCCGGACGTGCGCATCCTGCGCTCGAACCGCGCGCTGACGCGAACACCTGTTCTTTACGATCCGGGGATCGTCATCGTTTGCCAGGGAAGCAAGCGGGGCTATTTCGGCAACCGGATCTACGCGTACGACGAGCAGCACTATCTCGCCGTCGCGGTGCCCGTACCTTTCACGATGGAAGCCAGTGCCACGCCACAACGTCCGCTGCTGGCCATCTACATGCATCTGGACTTCTCGGTCGCCGCGGAACTCATGTTGCAGATCGACCGTCATGATGCGTCGGCGCATGAGCCTGATGCGCCGCAAAGCATGATGTCGAGCCCGATGGACTCCGCGCTGCAGATGTCCGTGCTGCGCTTTCTCGAAGCGATGAACGAGCCGCGCGACGCTGCGATTCTCGGGCCCGCCCTCGTGCGCGAGTTGTATTTCCGCGTCCTGACGGGCGCGCAGGGCAACGCGATGCGTGCGGCCCTGGCGATGCAAGGGCCGTTCGGCAAGATCGGCAAGGCGCTGCGCCGCATTCACGCGGCCTATGACCAGCCGCTCGATGTCGCTCGACTTGCGAGCGACGCGGGCATGAGCGTGCCGACGTTTCATAGTCATTTCAAAACGATTACCAATACATCGCCGATGCAGTATGTGAAATCGACGCGCCTGCATCAGGCGAGGCTTTTGATGCTGCGTGAAGGCATGACGGCGGAGTCGGCGTGTCACGCGGTGGGTTATGCCAGCGCCTCGCAGTTCAATCGCGAGTTCAAGCGTCTCTTCGGCTTGACGCCGGCGGCCGAAACGAAGCGCATGCGCGAAAGCTTCGCCATCCCGCCTGCCTTCGCCGAAACCGATTACGTGTCGTCGCACTGACGGCCTCGAGGCAAAAGGTGTATGTTCGGTCTTCCGCATTAACCTTCGGGTGCAAACTGATGAATCGTTCCGACTACACGCGCGAGGATACGGGCAATCTCGTGCTGCTCGAACACGTCAATCTCACGATACCGGACCAGCGTCTTGCCACGGCGTTCTATGTCAGCGCGCTCGGGCTCACGCGCGATCCCTATCTGATGACGGGCGTGACCAACATGTGGATCAACCTCGGCCGCTCGCAGATTCACCTGCCGCACGGCGATGCGCAGCGCCTGCGCGGACATGTCGGACTGATCGTGGGCAAGCGCGCGTCGCTGATCGAACGGCTGCGCGCGGTGCGTCCGCTACTCGAACAGACGCGCTTCGGATGGACCGAGCGGGAAGATCGCGTGGAAGTGATCTGTCCGTGGGGAAACCGTTATGACTGTCTCGATCCCGATGCCTATGCCGTCGATCTCGGCATCGCGTATGTGCAGCTCGATGTGCCCGTCGGTAGCGCGGTTTCCATTGCCGCGTTCTACCGCGAGATGTTCGATGCGTCCGCCGAGGTCCGCGAGCGTAACGGTTCGCGGCAGGCAGTGATTGCAATCGGCGGACACCAGCAGCTCGTCTATGCGGAAACGCCGACGGCGATCGCGGAATACGATGGGCATCACATCCAGATCTATGTAGCCAGTTTCTCCGGGCCTTATGAGCGGCTCGCCGCGCGAGGGCTGACTAATGGCGAGGAGACGCATCAGTACCGTTTCGCCGAACTCGTCGATCTCGAGAGCGGCGCGCCTTGCTTCACGCTAGAACATGAAGTGCGCAGTTTGCGTCATCCGCTCTATGCGAGACCGCTGGTGAACCGGAACCCTGATCTGAGCAACCGGAACTACCGGCTGGGCGGCGAGGCGTTTGGCGGCGTGTATTGATGCAATGTAGCGCCTCGCGCGAAGTCACGCTGCCTTAACGGCACACCGGCGCGGGCAGCGCCGGGCAAGTCTTGCGATAAGGCTCGCCGAGCATGAACTGGCGCCACTCGGTGCAATCCAGATTACGGTTTGCGATCTCGCACGTGTTTTTCAGCATCGAGTCGGCATCCCAGTTGCGCAAGGTTACCGTATGGTCAGTGTGCAGCACCGCGACGCGTCGCTGGCCGGGACTGATATCGACGCTGGACACGATGCCACCCGTGGCGCGCAGTCTCGCCAGTTCGGTTCCTTTACGAAGATCCCACACGTAGCGCTCTCCCTTCGCTTCGCCGCTGACGAGCGCGTCGCCGTTGCCGATGAACACCAGACGGCCAACCTGCACGTCACTCGGGCCGAGCCTGGCATCTGTTTGTCCGCTTTCGGCGTTGCGCACGATGACCATGCGATCGGCCCCTCCCGATACGAGCCGTTTCCCGTCCGGGCTGAATGCCAGCTGCATGACTGTGCCCTTGTGGGGGTCCGGCAGTTCGGTCATGGCCTGTTGCGAACCGAAGCGATACAGCCGCACGACGCCGTCGTCTCCCGCCACTGCGAGTGCGCGGCCGTTTCGGCTGAAGGCAACGACTTCCGATCCTCGATGCCCGGACAGCACGGTTTCGTGCCCACCCTGGATCTCGTACACGTGAATCGAATCGTCGGACATCGCGACCGCGAGCCGCCGGTTATCCCAACTGATCGCAAAGCGCTCCACATCTGCCTTCGGCGGCTTGGGAAGGTGCAAAAGAGCGCGACCATTGTCGTCCGTATTCCGGACGTCGACCGTGCCGTCCCGATTCAGGATTGCAACCAGCAGGCCGTCCGGACTGAACTCGGTGCGGCTGAACCCATGCACCGTATTCAATGGAACGCCTCTGATTGCATCCCAGAAGTCGGCTGTGTCGGGCGCGAGAGCGTTGGTTGCCAGCACGCTGCCCGTCCGGTTGAACTCGACTTCGTCGGCCTGATACGGGCCCTCGCGAGAGCGCAGCACCGCCTCTTGCGTGAGCGACCAGATGGTGAAGCGGGTTCCCTGCTGATCGA
Encoded proteins:
- a CDS encoding AraC family transcriptional regulator translates to MVSLLKALAPDEGYNLTSLPDVRILRSNRALTRTPVLYDPGIVIVCQGSKRGYFGNRIYAYDEQHYLAVAVPVPFTMEASATPQRPLLAIYMHLDFSVAAELMLQIDRHDASAHEPDAPQSMMSSPMDSALQMSVLRFLEAMNEPRDAAILGPALVRELYFRVLTGAQGNAMRAALAMQGPFGKIGKALRRIHAAYDQPLDVARLASDAGMSVPTFHSHFKTITNTSPMQYVKSTRLHQARLLMLREGMTAESACHAVGYASASQFNREFKRLFGLTPAAETKRMRESFAIPPAFAETDYVSSH
- a CDS encoding VOC family protein; translated protein: MNRSDYTREDTGNLVLLEHVNLTIPDQRLATAFYVSALGLTRDPYLMTGVTNMWINLGRSQIHLPHGDAQRLRGHVGLIVGKRASLIERLRAVRPLLEQTRFGWTEREDRVEVICPWGNRYDCLDPDAYAVDLGIAYVQLDVPVGSAVSIAAFYREMFDASAEVRERNGSRQAVIAIGGHQQLVYAETPTAIAEYDGHHIQIYVASFSGPYERLAARGLTNGEETHQYRFAELVDLESGAPCFTLEHEVRSLRHPLYARPLVNRNPDLSNRNYRLGGEAFGGVY